The nucleotide window tgctgtagaatagttgatggatttATACTCTGgtcatctttcatatttttttaattcatcaccctttaaactgTAAAAATGTCTAAAGAGTTTTATTAAATcctataaaaatatatatgttattGTATGCTACTTATACTTGTGACTTTTACGTGACATTTAAAAAAATGCTGGAAATTAATCGAACCATATcaataccgaagagaaaccgacatgattgggacggtttcgaaaagtctaattttgattATACATAATAGTGTATACTGTAAAAATCAGAGGGTCTGATTTCATGGTCATTGTGGCGCTTCACAAACACGTCTCTAAAGGCTCGAGGCAAGGGTCGAGGTTCAACCCCGAAGGGTTCTCAACGTTCGACCGCGGGGCAATACAAATCGGCAGTTATGATGGAAAAGCGGGAAGTTTCCAAGGCACGTGATTAAGGCTGACCCAGTCTATTAGCCTAGCACAAGCTCGTACCATGGcataaatggttgtaccagccatatatctttgtaataaatgcatttgtactatgttgggattcccctcatatataaaggggactcttGTCATTTATAGAGGGATGACACAAGATACAATATTCAATataagaacaagaacattctctgctctctaactcaaacacattctcccttgattctattacttacatttattgctaatatttattgtatttcattaattgttcttcatttattactcattattgATCTTAAAGAGCCTTCATAAAAGCTCTTAAAACTATTAGTCCTTCATCGGCTGTCCACAGCTTAGTAACTGATGCATTACATTAGGGGTTCGAAATGGAAATAACTCGAATTTCAGTACCGGGTCTCAAAATTCCCAATTGACATCCTAAGCTTTTCTCACTTctccatttttatttcaatttctaaaacccTAAACCCAAGTTCAGAACCTACCCCTCACTTCGATGGCGCTGTACGCTCTCCGTCTCCGGCGAGCTCTCTCTCTTTCCTCTTCCATTTTCACTCAAACATTCCATCAACCAAATCCTCTTTCTTCAATTCCTCCGTCACTCTCCCAAAACAATTCGTCTACTAAGCTTCTTCCATTTCCGTACCAATCGTCGAGGCTATTTAGGTCATCTACAATTTCACAGTCCTCAAGGTTTGACCGGAACCGGAACCCCGCTGATGAAGAAATTGGTCCGGATACGATCCTCTTCGAAGGATGTGATTATGAACATTGGCTTATTACAATCGATTTTCCTAAAGATACTCAACTCACCAGGGAAGAGATGATTGAGACTTATGTGCAGACTGCTGCTAAAGTCTTTGGAAGGTCAGCAAATTTCTATTATTGTGTATTTTATATGTTACTATTTTCGGAAGTTGTGGCTTCTGTTTGGTCAAATTTAATTTTAGGCTCTGTATTTACAGGCTTGATATATATCCGTTAAGTAGGTGCAATTATTTGATGTTGTAGGTACAAGATGATTCGATAAGCTTGAAAGCTATTGAGTTAAATAAGATTGTTGTCATATCTTCTGGCTGAACACTTTTAATTTCTGCCGGATATTAATATATTCATTGAAGAGCTTTAATTATTGAATGATGTAGTTATAAGATCTTTGGTGAGCCGAGCTTGCTGTTTAGATAGCTCAAGTTGGCTTCAAAGTAGAAAGATATGTATTTGAATTAATAATGATGATCACTTCCCTCTGATACTTTGTTGGTGTTGGTTATGATGTCAGTTGTTAATATGCAGTCAATAAGAAAGCCGAAGAAGTATTACCCGAAAACATATATTGAATGCAATCTATACTGGAACTTGGAAGCTTTGAGTTATCAACTTACCATGGATAAGGGTCCTATCAGATAGCTCTAAGTTAGTTGGTATATAATTGATTCTGCTGCAGTCTTTTGATTGTTCCTATTATTGCCTGCATAGTAGTCTTAGCATTATTGTGTTTGGAAGATGTTTTGTTCTCTTGTATATCACTAATTGGTGTGATTTGTGACACCTATTAATAGAATAAATTATCTCttgttttttccaacttaattgcCTTTAAGTAAATATTTGGTTGAATGTGATATCGAATCAGGTGGAACTTCCTATCATTGACCTAAGACTTTGTTGCTTTTTGGCTTCGTATTGTTTAAATAATGCAGTGTGGAAGAGGCTAAGAAAAAGATATATGCCTTGAGCACAACAACTTACAATGGTTTTCAGGTCTTGTGTTCAGAGGAAACGTCAAAGAAGTTTGAAGGTGAGTGTATATGATGTTGTATCTTTCCTTCTGAGCAACGAtaaatttatttttggttttaatATAGAGCTTCTGTCTGCAATCAGGCCTGCCAGGTGTTGTGTTTGTACTCCCTGATTCCTATATTGATCCAGTAAACAAGGAATATGGAGGTTTGAATGTTATTTTTTATTAGCATTTCAAAATCATGATTATGCTTTATAAGTATtatcttgaattttattgtggTTTCCCTTGTGGGTTTGCTTCTGTCGTGCTATTAAAATCAGGTGACAAATATATCAATGGGGAAATAATCGAGAGACCTCCTCCTCCACAGTTTCAAAGACCATCACGGCCTACTAACAGGCCTCgaagaggcccacagtttcaACAAGGCAATTATGGCCCACCGCAGAGTCCACCTCAGCAGAACTTTGGGCCACCGCAAGGTGCACCAGCCCAGCAGAACTATGGTGCAGCACAAGGTCCTCCGCCCCAGCAGAACTATGGTGCAGCACAAGGTCCTCCTCCCCAACAGAACTATGGCCaaccaagatatcctccaccccAGCAGAACTATGGTTCGCAACAGTATCCTCCGCCACCTCAACAGATTTACAGCGCACCACAGAGTCCTCCACAGCAAAACTATGGGCGGCCACAAAATCCACTGCCTCAGCAGAGTTACAGTGCACCTCAGAATGTTCCTTCTCAATGGAATCATGGCCCTCAGCAAAGCTTTTCACCTCAACAGAATTATGGGCCTCAAGGAGCTGGGGATCCTAGGCATCAAACACCTCTAGGTAACAGCCCAGGTGGATGGGATAATTCCCAGGGTGGCAGACAAGATTCAAGACCTCAATATCAGGTTAATTACAATCAAGGAGAGCAAGGAAATTATTCTCCTCAAAGAGACCAGAGAGGTTATGCACCTCCAGAGGAAAGAGGCTTCAGAGGAGATAATCAACATTATGCCCCTCCAGAACAAAGAGGGTTCAGAGGAGATAATCAACGTTAAATGAGTATTTAGTTGATGTTTGTCCTTCTGTTTAATGTTCTCCCAAGGATGGTCAAGTAGCATCATACAGGAAAACCAGTTATGCACTGTTTAATGTGGCTTGACATTATGCACTGTTTAATGTGGCTTGACATTATGCACAGCACTTTGCTCTTTCCGTTAGTACATCATATGTTAAGTGACTAATGGCTGTCAGTTGCTAATTGATGATGTGGTTATCAGTCACTTTAGGCATTGATTTGCGTGTTTGCTTTTCTTGGATAGTTTCTTTAGGTAAAGAATTGGGATGAAAGAAAATTGAAGGAATGGAACTTTTATCTATGCGTGTCATGATTGTTTTTAGAAGTTGTTGTTTCCCTCTTTAGTATATGGCATCGTACTTTTCTCATGGGATTAGATCAATCTTAACTGGCCTGCATAGCAAATGCTTCCTAATTTTGTCATTCAGGAGACTGCACATCAAGTGTTCTTCCCATGCTATAACTTGGCTCTAAATGCAGTCGAAGTACTGGAAATTTTGATGATAGAACAACACAAATTCTTGATAGGCTGGAGGTACCAAAGCAGCTTCCCCCATAGTGCCTGGCACTGTACCTCGTGGGCCATGCTCTTCGGCAAAGAAGCCTCTAATCCCCTTTGGGCAAGGCAATACCAACGGTAAGGCCATTGTATGGAGCCAGCAACTGATTGATTCACAATAGCcttataattttcataaatatcaATTTGAATGGCAAACAGATTGAGAACAGCCACTAGTTAGCCGTAGAGAACCATTGGCAAGAACCTGTACTTCTTAATTTTGCATTAGATATTAGCAGGAATTCAGGTAGAACGTCAAAAAATGTTTAGCTTCAAAGTCTAAATATTAGTGTAGGAGGATCCTAGTTTTGTACTCTTGGGGATCGTTTGGTTGGGATCAAGTTATCTTGGGATTATAATACGTGGACTAATTTGCAACAATTTAGGCTGCCCAAAATAAATCTTTAACTTAGAGATTGGTGGCTCATGGAAAATTGCTTACAAGAGATAGACTGGCCAAGTGGGGCATCACCAAAGATATTGTATGTTTTTTGTGTGATATTGAGAATGAAACCATAGCTCACATGTTCTTTCATTGCAAATACTCTGTTGCAATTTGGGAAAGATTGTTACATTGGTAGAGGATAGATACGAAAGCTGACAGATGGCCTGGAGAGTAGGTTTGGGCTGAAAAGCATGCTACAGGGAAAGGGGCGGAAGCAGAAGTATATAGAATCAGCGTGGCATGCTGCACTTACTTCATCTGGCAAGAGAGCAACAACAAGATATTTTAAAATAGCAAAAGAACAGAAGACCAACTAGTGAAGTTGGTTGCCCAGGAGATCCATGGTAGAGGTAGCTGTAAAGTAAAAGTGGCAGGGTGCCTGAGGAGAATGAATTACTATCCATAGCTTTGATTCCTTCTTCTCCAACCAGGAGCAGTTTAGGTGGCTGTAGATCTCGGGACAGTagtgatttttggttttgttcttaCGAAAGGTTTGTTGTTTCGCAAACTCTTAGGGGTTATTTGTTTTGTATAGAAATATTTTCCCTGGTAATGAAaattttaattaccaaaaaaaaaaaatataatatgtgGACTAAATAGTGATTGAATTATTTAGTAGATAtatttttataagtaaatatttGGTTCATTGGACTAAAAATGAGATATAAGGGGATAATATGAAATATGTGCTTGCTATAGACACTTGATAAGTTGGAATAAACCTTTGTTTTCAATTTCAACCTTTGAATTTTTAAGGACTTTGAGGGTAAAGCCTTGGAAAAGTGTATCTTCTTCGTAGGTGAAGACATCCGTAAGTAAAACGAAAATTTAATACTATCAatgttttttatttcttttttcttttttcttttggcactAATGATAATAACATTGTGTCTGTAGACAATAATTTTGCgtcgaaaaaataaaatcaagaccgaaaatatcgcaacaataatagtattttattttgaatatttgagtgtacaatctctatgaatcctctgattcttcttttcaatagtaaataaatcaagggcctttgagcttgatcttgaatctatgtttgttgctacgaacgatgatcttgttcttgagtttgagcttgattgcttgaacttgaccttgatttgttcttcgttcttgaacttgcacttgatttcttgaacttgaacttgaagcttaaaacttgtggaggaatttgcagcgtttgatccacgagctctttcttgcttcttgttgcaacttctggtgtcttttctgagttatgaagaaccctatttatagttgtggaagggaagagttgtgataagaacaaactctttccgaccaatcaaattgaagtatgACATGgctgcatttgattggccagaacatgtcactagcacacgtggcgcgatttcattagCCTTTTAGCGTGACtggacatgccttgtcattttgacacgtggcatggtcctattggctcttccgcttgacttggcgcgccacgtcatttgacacgtggcaccaaactgggcctctaggaagatgacatcttgggcttaatgaagtgggctcatcactttagcccaattaaatgggctagcccaatggattaagacttatttatttaatccatatatattgaacTTAGGCTCCGTATAGTTTTGGTGTGTAACGTTGTGGTTGTTCCCTCTCCTTTAAGTCGAGTGACTTCGTACCTATCCTTACCGAGAAAAACGAGTTCCAGAGGCATCTTCCATTCATATCGATTTGGGTTTTTCCGCACCATATTTTGATCTGCCTCTTCTTCGATCCGGAATTCCCAGCAAATGTCTGATTCAATCTCATCTATTGCTGCTTTCGAATCGGCTGAAAGAGTATTTTGATGTCACTTAGGAGAAGTATAGGGAAGTGTGTCTGTGCTGCTTTCGAGGCGCTGCCTGTGACTCAGCATGGGAGAAGGGGGCGGAACTGCACACTTTCGTGTTCAGAGCATTGTTTTGAGGGAGAGAAAGCGTGATTGAcatataattaatccaattatattagcccatatatTTACTTGGACTAGtacatttaaaatataatccaagtTATTTATTGGATTCAAAtccaataaattttacatgtttaCAGTGTCATCCACTATAAACAATAGTTCTATAGCATCCACTTATGATCTCCAAATTATTTAGCTCTTTTATACAATAAGGCCTAGTAACAATTATTACTAGAAACTATTAAATTAAACATAGTACTACATATCATGGTCAATAATTACTAAGGTGGTGGCTCGTTGGCTTTCTATTCCACCACGTAAAAGagtacaaaaaattaaaaaaataaaaacaaaaatgatgACAGCCACCTTCCTCTATCCAAGTATAATAGAAAATCCAATTTTAGTGGTGGGTGGCACCCATGAAAACAGGTTCAACTCCACTATCTTCTGCCTGCCTTACTATTTACCTCTCAATTTATGGAAGACGAACATTCTTAATTCCTTTGGTATCTATATACTACAAATAAAAATAATCTTATTATTTTGTAATATACTAGCATCACAACCACAACTATATATCAACTTGAAGTGCAACATTATCTGTACACAATAGGGAGAGTTGGTAGACTTCTATAAAACAACCTGTGTCCTTAGCTGTTTTGATGAAATTTTAATGCTCTGCTTAATGGTCTATTCTTTGCTCAAAAATTTTCTTTATGGAAATCAAACTTGGTAGATGTCTTGTGTGAAAAATCCAAGGCGTGTTGTCTTAGTTCTTTGGTCAGTGCTGGTGCCCCACAATAGAAGACCCCTGCAAATTgtcaaaaaagggaaaaaacgAGTAATTAGCCATCGACAATTGATGTCTTGACAGGAACTTGAAAGTGACCTAAGTGCCAATTGCTTTCACAATGAAATACTAGATCAATTGAACATGCTTTTCAACTTTAATAACGACTTAGATACCAAAAGTCTAAAGGTTTTTTTAACACgtagaagttgatatttttgtgGGAGATATATCTATCTCAATAAGCATAACAGCTCATGGATCACTAACGGCTAAATTTGAAAGAAATTCGTTATGAAATTTGCACTAAGCTGCTTTTAAGGgaactaagctcccgctatacaCGGAATACGGAGAAAGACCAGACCACAACGGTCTATTGTATACAGTtttaccctgcatttctacaagaggatatttccacggctcgaacccgtgacctcccgGTCATATGGAGATAACTTTTCCAAGTTACGCCAAAGCTCTCATAGAAAACAAAGCATAaaaaattgagatcaaaagaaa belongs to Nicotiana tabacum cultivar K326 chromosome 6, ASM71507v2, whole genome shotgun sequence and includes:
- the LOC107823726 gene encoding multiple organellar RNA editing factor 1, mitochondrial, giving the protein MALYALRLRRALSLSSSIFTQTFHQPNPLSSIPPSLSQNNSSTKLLPFPYQSSRLFRSSTISQSSRFDRNRNPADEEIGPDTILFEGCDYEHWLITIDFPKDTQLTREEMIETYVQTAAKVFGSVEEAKKKIYALSTTTYNGFQVLCSEETSKKFEGLPGVVFVLPDSYIDPVNKEYGGDKYINGEIIERPPPPQFQRPSRPTNRPRRGPQFQQGNYGPPQSPPQQNFGPPQGAPAQQNYGAAQGPPPQQNYGAAQGPPPQQNYGQPRYPPPQQNYGSQQYPPPPQQIYSAPQSPPQQNYGRPQNPLPQQSYSAPQNVPSQWNHGPQQSFSPQQNYGPQGAGDPRHQTPLGNSPGGWDNSQGGRQDSRPQYQVNYNQGEQGNYSPQRDQRGYAPPEERGFRGDNQHYAPPEQRGFRGDNQR